Proteins from a single region of Lelliottia sp. JS-SCA-14:
- the ghrA gene encoding glyoxylate/hydroxypyruvate reductase GhrA, translating to MDIIFYHPTFDTSYWIKALSKAIPGARVREWKRGDNEHADYALVWHPPVEMLQGRDLKAVFALGAGVDSILSKLKAHPEMLPEHIPLFRLEDTGMGQQMQEYAVSQVLHWFRRFDDYQALKQQSHWEPLADYQREDFTVGLLGAGVLGSKVAEALAPWGFPLRCWSRTRKEYPGVESFAGAEELPAFLKGTRVLINLLPNTAETVGIINHDLLNQLADQSYVMNLARGVHLVEADLLKALDSGKLKGAMLDVYSREPLPVESPLWAHPRVAMTPHIAAVTRPAEAVDYITRTIGLLEQGTPATGQVDRQRGY from the coding sequence ATGGATATCATCTTCTATCACCCTACGTTTGATACTTCTTACTGGATCAAGGCGCTGTCGAAAGCCATTCCCGGCGCGCGCGTTCGCGAGTGGAAGCGGGGCGATAACGAACACGCGGATTACGCTCTGGTCTGGCATCCACCGGTGGAGATGTTACAGGGGCGCGATTTGAAAGCGGTGTTTGCCCTCGGCGCGGGCGTGGATTCCATCCTGAGCAAGTTAAAAGCCCATCCCGAGATGTTGCCAGAACATATTCCCCTGTTCCGACTCGAAGATACCGGCATGGGTCAGCAAATGCAGGAATATGCCGTCAGCCAGGTGCTGCACTGGTTCCGACGCTTTGATGACTATCAGGCGCTGAAGCAGCAATCACACTGGGAGCCGCTGGCCGATTATCAGCGCGAAGATTTTACCGTCGGGCTGCTGGGCGCGGGCGTGCTGGGCTCAAAAGTGGCAGAAGCGCTGGCCCCGTGGGGATTCCCGCTGCGCTGCTGGAGCCGCACGCGCAAGGAATATCCGGGCGTAGAAAGCTTTGCCGGTGCCGAAGAACTCCCGGCCTTCCTGAAGGGGACGCGCGTATTGATCAACCTGCTGCCGAATACGGCGGAGACGGTCGGGATTATCAATCACGATCTGCTTAATCAACTGGCGGACCAAAGCTACGTGATGAATCTGGCGCGCGGCGTGCATCTGGTGGAAGCCGATCTGCTTAAAGCACTGGATAGCGGCAAGCTGAAAGGCGCGATGCTGGATGTCTACAGCCGTGAGCCACTGCCGGTGGAAAGCCCGCTATGGGCGCATCCGCGCGTCGCCATGACGCCACACATTGCGGCGGTGACGCGTCCGGCGGAAGCGGTTGACTATATTACCCGCACCATCGGCCTCCTCGAGCAGGGGACACCGGCGACGGGGCAGGTCGACAGACAGCGCGGCTACTAA
- the efeB gene encoding iron uptake transporter deferrochelatase/peroxidase subunit yields the protein MSKYQEADVAEPSRRRLLKGVGALGGALALAGGCPVAHAAKPQSAPGTLSPNARMETQPFYGEHQAGILTPQQAAMMVVAFDSLASDKADLERLFRLLTKRIAFLTAGGPAPETPNPRMPPMDSGILGPFIAPDNLTVTVSVGESLFDARYNLAKHKPKTLQKMTRFPNDSLDAALCHGDLLIQICANTQDTVIHALRDIIKHTPDLLSVRWKREGFISDHAARSQGKETPVNLLGFKDGTANPDSRDTALMKNVVWTTADQGEPAWTVGGTYQAVRIIQFHVEFWDRTPLKEQQTIFGRDKQSGAPLGMKNEHDVPDYARDPDGDTIALDSHIRLANPRTPETESSLMMRRGYSYSLGVTNSGQLDMGLLFVCYQHDLEKGFLTVQKRLNGEALEEYIKPIGGGYFFALPGVRDSNAYLAQGLIEA from the coding sequence ATGAGTAAATATCAGGAAGCCGACGTGGCGGAACCTTCCCGCCGTCGACTGTTAAAAGGGGTGGGGGCGCTGGGCGGCGCGCTCGCTCTGGCGGGCGGTTGCCCGGTGGCGCATGCGGCCAAACCGCAAAGCGCGCCGGGGACGCTCTCCCCGAATGCCCGCATGGAGACGCAGCCGTTCTACGGCGAGCATCAGGCCGGGATTCTGACGCCGCAGCAGGCGGCGATGATGGTGGTGGCGTTTGATTCTCTGGCCAGCGATAAAGCGGATCTGGAACGTCTGTTCCGCTTGCTGACGAAGCGCATTGCGTTTCTGACGGCCGGCGGCCCGGCACCGGAAACGCCAAACCCGCGGATGCCACCGATGGATTCGGGCATTCTGGGGCCGTTTATCGCCCCGGATAACCTGACCGTGACGGTCTCCGTCGGCGAGTCGCTGTTTGACGCGCGCTACAATCTTGCGAAACACAAACCGAAAACGCTGCAAAAGATGACGCGTTTTCCGAATGATTCCCTCGACGCGGCGCTGTGTCATGGCGATCTGCTGATCCAGATCTGCGCGAATACCCAGGACACGGTGATCCACGCTCTGCGCGATATCATCAAGCACACGCCGGATCTGCTGAGCGTGCGCTGGAAGCGGGAAGGGTTTATCTCCGACCACGCGGCGCGCAGCCAGGGGAAAGAGACGCCGGTTAACCTGCTCGGTTTCAAAGACGGGACGGCGAACCCGGACAGTCGCGATACAGCGCTGATGAAAAACGTGGTCTGGACCACGGCGGATCAGGGCGAACCGGCGTGGACGGTGGGCGGGACTTATCAGGCGGTACGCATCATCCAGTTCCACGTGGAATTCTGGGATCGCACGCCGCTGAAGGAGCAGCAAACCATCTTCGGGCGTGACAAGCAGAGCGGCGCGCCGCTGGGCATGAAAAACGAACACGATGTGCCGGATTACGCGCGTGATCCTGATGGCGACACCATCGCCCTCGACAGCCACATTCGTCTGGCGAACCCGCGTACGCCGGAGACCGAGTCCAGCCTGATGATGCGCCGCGGATACAGTTATTCGCTGGGCGTGACCAACTCCGGGCAGCTCGATATGGGTCTGCTGTTCGTTTGCTATCAGCACGATCTGGAGAAGGGCTTTTTAACCGTGCAGAAACGGTTGAACGGCGAAGCGCTCGAAGAGTATATAAAACCTATCGGCGGCGGCTATTTCTTTGCCCTGCCGGGCGTGCGCGACAGCAACGCGTATCTCGCACAAGGGCTGATCGAAGCCTGA
- a CDS encoding phosphatase translates to MYPVDLHMHTVASTHAYSTLHDYIAQAKLKGIKLFAITDHGPDMADAPHYWHFVNMRIWPRLVEGVGILRGIEANIKNTDGEIDCTGPMLTSLDLIIAGFHEPVFAPQDKETNTQAMIATIASGNVHIISHPGNPKFPIDIQAVAQAAAKHRVALEINNSSFTHSRIGSEANCRAVAAAVRDAGGMVALGSDSHTAFTLGEFGECRKVLDEVGFPEERILNVTPRRMLDFLESRGMPAIPEFAEL, encoded by the coding sequence ATGTATCCCGTTGACCTGCATATGCACACCGTCGCCAGCACCCACGCGTACAGCACCCTTCATGACTACATCGCGCAAGCCAAACTGAAAGGGATTAAGCTCTTTGCGATTACCGACCACGGTCCTGATATGGCAGATGCGCCGCACTACTGGCACTTTGTGAATATGCGCATCTGGCCTCGTCTGGTGGAGGGCGTCGGGATCCTGCGCGGCATTGAGGCGAATATCAAAAATACGGACGGCGAGATCGACTGTACAGGCCCAATGCTGACTTCTCTGGATCTGATTATCGCCGGTTTTCATGAGCCGGTGTTTGCGCCACAGGATAAAGAGACGAATACCCAGGCGATGATCGCGACCATTGCCAGCGGCAACGTCCACATTATTAGCCACCCGGGCAACCCGAAATTCCCTATCGATATTCAGGCCGTGGCGCAAGCTGCGGCGAAACATCGCGTGGCGCTGGAAATTAACAACTCCTCCTTTACCCACTCGCGTATCGGCAGTGAAGCCAACTGTCGTGCCGTGGCGGCAGCCGTGCGTGACGCAGGTGGCATGGTTGCGCTGGGGTCTGACTCGCACACCGCCTTTACGCTGGGTGAATTCGGCGAGTGCCGAAAAGTGTTAGATGAAGTGGGCTTCCCGGAAGAGAGAATTCTGAACGTCACGCCGCGTCGGATGCTCGATTTCCTTGAATCACGCGGTATGCCTGCTATCCCTGAATTTGCTGAACTTTAA
- the efeU gene encoding iron uptake transporter permease EfeU, translating into MFVPFLIMLREGLEAALIVSLIASYLKRTQRGRWIGMMWVGVFLAAALCLGLGILINETTGEFPQKEQELFEGIVAVIAVVILTWMVFWMRKVSRNVKVQLEQAVDNALQKGNHHGWALIGMVFFAVAREGLESVFFLLAAFQQDVGIWPPLGAMLGLATAVVLGFMIYWGGIRLNLGAFFKWTSLFILLVAAGLAAGAIRAFHEAGLWNHFQDVAFDFSNTLSTHSLTGTLLEGIFGYQETPSVSEVAMYFIYLIPALVLFFMPSRPSTQPSRTAP; encoded by the coding sequence ATGTTTGTTCCATTTCTCATTATGTTACGTGAAGGTCTTGAAGCGGCCTTAATTGTCAGCTTGATCGCCAGCTATCTGAAGCGCACCCAGCGGGGCCGCTGGATTGGGATGATGTGGGTGGGCGTTTTCCTCGCCGCCGCACTCTGCCTGGGGCTCGGTATTTTAATCAACGAAACCACCGGTGAGTTCCCGCAAAAAGAGCAGGAGCTGTTTGAAGGGATCGTCGCGGTCATCGCGGTGGTGATCCTCACCTGGATGGTGTTCTGGATGCGTAAAGTGTCGCGCAACGTCAAAGTTCAGCTGGAGCAGGCGGTGGATAACGCGCTGCAAAAGGGTAATCACCACGGTTGGGCGCTGATTGGGATGGTCTTTTTCGCCGTCGCGCGTGAAGGGCTGGAGTCGGTCTTCTTCCTGCTGGCGGCATTCCAGCAGGACGTGGGGATCTGGCCGCCGCTCGGCGCGATGCTCGGCCTGGCGACCGCAGTGGTGCTGGGCTTTATGATCTACTGGGGCGGCATTCGCCTCAACCTCGGCGCGTTCTTCAAATGGACCAGCCTGTTTATTCTGCTGGTGGCCGCCGGGCTGGCCGCGGGGGCCATTCGCGCCTTCCACGAGGCGGGCCTGTGGAACCACTTCCAGGACGTGGCTTTCGATTTCAGTAACACGCTCTCCACCCATTCTCTGACCGGCACCCTGCTCGAAGGTATCTTCGGCTATCAGGAAACGCCGAGCGTCAGCGAAGTGGCGATGTATTTCATCTATCTCATTCCGGCGCTGGTGCTGTTCTTTATGCCATCACGCCCCAGTACTCAGCCGTCGCGTACTGCGCCCTGA
- the csgG gene encoding curli production assembly/transport protein CsgG, with translation MQRFLILVAVCLLSGCLTAPPKEAAKPTLMPRAQSYRDLTHLPAPTGKIFVSVYNIQDETGQFKPYPASNFSTAVPQSATAMLVTALKDSRWFIPLERQGLQNLLNERKIIRAAQENGTVEVNNRVPLQSLVAANVMVEGSIIGYESNVKSGGVGARYFGIGADTQYQLDQIAVNLRVVNVSTGEVLSSVTTSKTILSYEVQAGVFRFIDYQRLLEGEIGYTSNEPVMMCLMSAIETGVIFLINDGIDRGLWDLQNKNDVKNEVLVKYREMSVPPES, from the coding sequence ATGCAGCGCTTTCTGATTCTTGTTGCAGTGTGCTTATTGAGCGGTTGTTTAACTGCTCCACCTAAAGAAGCCGCCAAACCCACGCTGATGCCCCGGGCGCAAAGCTATCGCGACCTGACGCATCTGCCGGCGCCGACGGGTAAGATATTTGTCTCGGTTTATAACATCCAGGATGAAACTGGCCAGTTCAAACCGTATCCGGCAAGTAACTTCTCGACCGCCGTTCCGCAAAGTGCCACCGCCATGCTGGTCACCGCGCTCAAAGATTCACGCTGGTTTATTCCTCTGGAACGCCAGGGGCTGCAGAACCTGCTGAACGAACGCAAAATCATTCGTGCAGCGCAGGAAAACGGTACGGTTGAGGTGAATAACCGCGTACCGCTGCAATCGCTGGTTGCCGCGAACGTCATGGTGGAAGGGTCCATTATCGGCTACGAAAGTAACGTGAAATCGGGCGGCGTCGGGGCGCGGTATTTCGGGATCGGGGCTGACACGCAGTACCAGCTCGACCAGATTGCCGTTAACCTGCGCGTAGTTAACGTGAGTACCGGTGAAGTGTTGTCATCGGTCACCACCAGCAAAACGATTCTCTCTTATGAAGTGCAGGCCGGTGTATTCCGCTTCATCGACTACCAGCGTCTGCTGGAGGGTGAAATCGGCTATACCTCGAATGAACCGGTGATGATGTGTCTGATGTCAGCCATCGAAACAGGGGTCATTTTCCTGATTAACGACGGTATCGATCGCGGGCTGTGGGACCTGCAGAATAAAAACGACGTGAAAAACGAAGTGCTGGTGAAATACCGTGAAATGTCGGTGCCTCCGGAATCCTGA
- a CDS encoding IS3 family transposase (programmed frameshift): MAKPKYSLETRLAVVNHYLAGKDGTHRTAERFGVERTSVRRWVRAWQLHGIDGITWKNDRHSPAFRIAVVRTVLAEELSMREAAARFNISTETVVRHWVNVYKDAGEKGLLSIKPGRSKDMTKPKKTPPLTDAALEKLSPEELRAELRYLRAENAYLKKPEGLSSKREKRQKAAIISELRLEYALSDLLRAAGMSRSTWYHNINALKRVDRHAGLKDKIREIYHYHKGRYGYRRITLSLRKLGLLVNHKTVQRLMAELSLRSLIRVKKYRAWKGEVGKAAPNILGRNFGASKANEKWVTDVTEFSVQGKKLYLSPVLDLFNREIISYSLSERPVMEMVNTMLHDAFSVLEPEDAPLLHTDQGWQYRMAGYQAKLKAKGMTQSMSRKGNCLDNAVMENFFGTLKSECFYLNRFSNLNELRKAIEDYIHYYNNERISLKLKGLSPVEYRTQTPIAA; this comes from the exons ATGGCAAAGCCAAAATATTCCCTCGAAACCAGATTAGCTGTAGTCAATCACTACCTTGCCGGAAAAGATGGAACACATCGTACCGCTGAACGTTTTGGTGTTGAAAGAACATCAGTGCGACGCTGGGTAAGAGCATGGCAACTCCACGGTATTGATGGCATTACCTGGAAAAATGACCGCCATTCTCCGGCGTTCCGGATTGCTGTCGTACGCACTGTTCTCGCTGAAGAACTTTCGATGCGCGAAGCTGCCGCACGGTTTAATATCTCCACTGAAACCGTTGTCCGGCACTGGGTGAATGTCTACAAAGACGCAGGTGAAAAAGGACTTCTGAGCATAAAACCTGGCCGGAGCAAGGACATGACAAAACCCAAAAAAACACCTCCACTTACCGATGCTGCGCTGGAAAAGTTATCTCCCGAAGAGTTGCGGGCTGAACTTCGTTACCTGCGCGCAGAGAATGCCTACCTAAAAAAGC CTGAAGGCCTTAGTTCAAAGCGAGAAAAACGGCAGAAAGCCGCAATAATCAGTGAGCTAAGGCTGGAGTATGCGCTCAGTGATCTTCTGCGTGCGGCGGGCATGTCCCGCAGTACGTGGTATCACAATATAAATGCGCTGAAGCGAGTGGACAGGCATGCCGGGCTGAAAGACAAAATCAGAGAGATTTACCACTATCACAAAGGGCGTTATGGCTACCGCAGAATCACTCTCTCACTGAGAAAACTGGGGTTGTTGGTAAACCATAAAACAGTGCAGCGGCTGATGGCAGAGCTGTCGCTCCGCTCTCTGATAAGGGTGAAGAAATATCGTGCCTGGAAAGGTGAGGTGGGCAAGGCTGCACCCAATATCCTGGGCCGGAACTTCGGTGCATCGAAAGCCAATGAAAAATGGGTCACGGATGTCACCGAGTTCTCGGTGCAGGGTAAAAAGCTGTACCTGTCGCCGGTGCTGGACCTTTTTAACCGGGAAATCATCTCATACAGCCTGTCGGAAAGGCCGGTGATGGAGATGGTTAATACGATGCTGCATGATGCATTCTCAGTGCTCGAACCGGAGGATGCACCGTTGCTGCACACGGATCAGGGCTGGCAATATCGAATGGCAGGTTATCAGGCAAAGTTAAAGGCGAAGGGTATGACACAAAGCATGTCACGCAAGGGAAACTGCCTGGATAACGCGGTAATGGAGAACTTCTTTGGCACACTGAAATCGGAGTGTTTTTACCTGAACAGGTTCAGCAATCTGAATGAACTGAGGAAGGCGATAGAGGACTATATCCATTACTATAACAACGAGCGGATCAGTCTGAAATTAAAAGGCCTGAGTCCGGTAGAATACCGAACCCAGACCCCGATAGCCGCTTAA
- the csgE gene encoding curli production assembly/transport protein CsgE translates to MKRTSRWIVAAGFLLAAGNLHAVEVEVPGLLTDHTVSSIGHDFYRAFSDKWESDYPGNLTINERPSARWGSWITITVNQDVVYQTFLFPTKRDFDKNISIALAQTEEAVNRLQIDKALLSTGDLAKDEF, encoded by the coding sequence ATGAAACGCACGTCAAGATGGATAGTGGCAGCGGGCTTTCTGCTTGCTGCCGGAAATCTTCACGCTGTTGAGGTAGAAGTTCCTGGATTATTAACCGACCACACCGTCTCTTCTATCGGCCACGATTTTTATCGGGCGTTTAGCGACAAATGGGAAAGTGATTATCCAGGCAACTTAACAATCAATGAGCGGCCCAGTGCTCGATGGGGAAGCTGGATCACCATAACGGTTAATCAGGACGTGGTGTACCAGACCTTTTTATTCCCGACGAAACGAGATTTTGACAAGAACATCAGTATTGCACTGGCACAAACTGAAGAAGCGGTAAATCGCCTGCAAATCGACAAGGCTCTGTTGAGCACTGGCGATTTAGCAAAAGATGAATTCTAG
- a CDS encoding DUF1097 domain-containing protein, whose amino-acid sequence MRAMNILLSIAITTGILSGIWGWVAVSLGLLGWAGFLGCTAYFACPQGGLKGLFISGCTMMSGVVWALIIMHGSALAPHLEIVGYMMTGVVAFLMCIQAKHLLLSFVPGTFIGACATFAGQGDWKMIVPSLLLGLVFGYAMKNSGLWLAARRSRAQNLPELSK is encoded by the coding sequence ATGCGCGCCATGAATATATTACTTTCTATTGCCATCACAACAGGGATCCTCTCCGGGATATGGGGATGGGTTGCCGTGTCTCTGGGACTGCTCGGTTGGGCCGGTTTCCTGGGCTGTACGGCCTATTTCGCCTGCCCGCAGGGCGGACTCAAAGGGCTGTTTATCTCCGGTTGCACCATGATGAGCGGCGTGGTCTGGGCATTGATTATCATGCACGGCAGCGCGCTGGCTCCGCACCTCGAGATCGTCGGCTATATGATGACGGGCGTGGTGGCTTTTCTGATGTGCATTCAGGCAAAACACCTGCTGCTGTCGTTTGTTCCCGGCACCTTCATCGGCGCGTGTGCGACCTTTGCCGGGCAGGGCGACTGGAAAATGATTGTTCCGTCTCTGCTGCTGGGGCTGGTGTTTGGCTACGCGATGAAGAACAGCGGGCTTTGGCTGGCTGCCCGACGATCGCGGGCGCAAAATCTCCCGGAATTAAGCAAATAA
- the csgF gene encoding curli production assembly/transport protein CsgF, with protein sequence MRLAHTVISLMLIAPLSWAGNMTFQFRNPNFGGNPNNGAFLLNSAQAQNSYKDPSFNDDFGVETPSALDNFTQAIQSQILGGLLTNINTGKPGRMVTNDFIVDIANKDGQLQLNVTDRKTGKTSTIQVSGLATNSTDF encoded by the coding sequence ATGCGTCTCGCACACACAGTGATTTCATTAATGCTGATTGCACCGTTGAGCTGGGCCGGGAATATGACTTTCCAGTTCCGTAACCCAAACTTTGGTGGCAACCCGAATAACGGGGCTTTTTTACTCAACTCAGCACAAGCTCAAAACTCTTATAAAGACCCCAGTTTTAACGATGATTTTGGGGTTGAAACGCCGTCCGCACTGGATAACTTTACTCAGGCTATTCAGTCGCAAATATTAGGTGGCTTATTAACCAATATTAATACCGGCAAACCCGGTCGCATGGTGACCAACGATTTTATTGTCGATATTGCGAATAAAGACGGGCAGCTGCAGTTGAATGTGACCGACCGGAAAACGGGCAAAACGTCCACCATTCAGGTTTCAGGTCTTGCCACCAATTCAACTGACTTTTAA
- the efeO gene encoding iron uptake system protein EfeO, whose amino-acid sequence MAIQFRRTALQAGVAALFAYAFSAGAADVPQVKVTVNDKQCEPMTITVNSGKTQFIIQNHSQKALEWEILKGVMVVEERENIAPGFSQKMTANLQPGEYDMTCGLLTNPKGKLIVKGEATADAAKGEALLSLGEAITAYKAYVTKETADLVTGTKAFTDAVKAGDIEKAKSLYAPTRQHYERIEPIAELFSDLDGSIDAREDDYEQKAADPKFTGFHRLEKALFGDNSTKGMEKYAEQLNTDVLELQKRISELAFPPSKVVGGAAGLIEEVAASKISGEEDRYSHTDLWDFQANVEGAQKIVDLLRPQLQKDNSELLAKVDANFKKVNTILAKYRTKDGYETYDKLTDADRNALKGPITTLAEDLAQLRGVLGLD is encoded by the coding sequence ATGGCAATTCAATTTCGACGTACTGCGTTACAGGCCGGTGTGGCAGCGCTGTTTGCTTATGCATTTTCTGCGGGCGCGGCGGATGTTCCTCAGGTAAAAGTCACCGTGAACGACAAACAGTGTGAGCCGATGACCATCACGGTCAACAGCGGTAAAACCCAGTTTATCATTCAGAACCATAGCCAGAAGGCGCTGGAGTGGGAGATCCTCAAAGGCGTGATGGTGGTGGAAGAGCGTGAAAACATCGCCCCTGGGTTTAGCCAGAAGATGACTGCCAACCTGCAGCCGGGCGAGTACGACATGACCTGTGGCCTGCTGACCAATCCGAAAGGCAAGCTGATCGTCAAAGGCGAAGCCACGGCGGATGCGGCAAAAGGCGAAGCGCTGCTGAGCCTGGGCGAGGCGATCACCGCCTATAAAGCTTACGTCACCAAAGAAACCGCCGATCTCGTGACCGGTACCAAAGCCTTCACCGACGCGGTGAAAGCGGGCGATATCGAGAAAGCGAAATCCCTCTACGCGCCGACGCGCCAGCACTACGAGCGTATCGAACCAATCGCCGAGCTGTTCTCTGACCTCGACGGCAGCATCGACGCCCGTGAAGACGACTACGAGCAGAAAGCCGCCGATCCGAAATTCACCGGCTTCCACCGTCTGGAAAAAGCGCTGTTTGGCGACAACTCCACCAAAGGGATGGAGAAATACGCGGAACAGCTGAACACCGACGTGCTGGAGCTGCAAAAACGCATCAGCGAGCTGGCCTTCCCGCCGTCAAAAGTGGTGGGTGGCGCGGCGGGCCTGATTGAAGAAGTGGCCGCGAGCAAAATCAGTGGGGAAGAAGATCGCTACAGCCACACCGACCTGTGGGACTTCCAGGCCAACGTTGAAGGCGCGCAGAAGATCGTAGACCTGCTGCGTCCGCAGCTGCAGAAAGACAACAGCGAACTGCTGGCGAAAGTGGATGCCAACTTCAAGAAAGTGAACACTATTCTGGCGAAGTACCGTACCAAAGACGGGTACGAGACGTATGACAAGCTGACCGACGCCGACCGTAATGCGCTGAAAGGCCCTATCACTACCCTGGCGGAAGATCTGGCTCAGCTGCGCGGCGTACTGGGTCTGGACTAA
- a CDS encoding TorD/DmsD family molecular chaperone has product MNEFSILCRVLGTLYYRQPQDPLLVPLFTLIREGKLADNWPLEQDELLQRLQKSCDMQQISADYNALFVGEEGRVSPYRSSWEEGATESEVRAFLSERGMPLSDAPADHIGTLLLAASWIEDHSGEDESEALETLFGDYILPWCGAFLGKIEAHATSPFWRTMAPLTREAISAMWDELQEENEE; this is encoded by the coding sequence ATGAACGAGTTTTCAATCCTTTGCCGCGTACTGGGCACTTTGTACTATCGCCAGCCGCAAGATCCGCTGCTGGTTCCGCTCTTTACGCTGATTCGCGAAGGTAAGCTCGCGGACAACTGGCCGCTGGAGCAGGACGAGCTGTTGCAGCGCCTGCAAAAGAGCTGCGATATGCAGCAGATTTCGGCGGATTACAACGCCCTGTTTGTGGGCGAAGAGGGCCGCGTTTCGCCGTATCGCTCTTCCTGGGAAGAGGGGGCGACGGAGTCTGAAGTGCGCGCGTTCCTCTCCGAGCGCGGTATGCCCCTGAGCGATGCGCCTGCCGATCATATCGGTACGCTGCTGCTGGCCGCCTCCTGGATTGAAGATCACTCCGGTGAAGACGAAAGTGAAGCCCTGGAAACCCTGTTTGGCGATTACATTCTGCCATGGTGCGGCGCGTTCCTCGGTAAGATCGAAGCCCACGCCACTTCACCTTTCTGGCGCACCATGGCACCGCTGACCCGCGAAGCGATCTCCGCCATGTGGGATGAACTGCAGGAAGAGAATGAAGAGTGA
- the phoH gene encoding phosphate starvation-inducible protein PhoH: MGRQKAVIKARREAKRVLRRDSRSHKQREEESVTSLVQMSGGVEAIGMARDSRDNSPIAARNEAQAHYLNAIESKQLIFATGEAGCGKTWISTAKAAEALIHKDVDRIIVTRPVLQADEDLGFLPGDMSEKFAPYFRPVYDVLVKRLGASFMQYCLRPEIGKVEIAPFAYMRGRTFENAVVILDEAQNVTAAQMKMFLTRLGENVTVIVNGDITQCDLPSGVKSGLSDALARFVEDDMVGVVRFNKDDCVRSVLCQRALLAYD; the protein is encoded by the coding sequence ATGGGAAGACAAAAAGCAGTGATCAAAGCTCGTCGCGAAGCAAAACGTGTGCTGAGACGGGATTCACGTAGCCATAAACAGCGTGAAGAAGAATCGGTCACCTCGCTTGTGCAGATGAGTGGCGGCGTAGAAGCAATTGGCATGGCGCGAGACAGCCGTGATAACTCCCCAATTGCCGCCCGCAATGAGGCTCAGGCGCACTACCTGAATGCTATCGAGAGTAAACAGCTGATCTTCGCAACCGGTGAAGCCGGATGCGGGAAGACGTGGATAAGTACTGCCAAGGCGGCGGAGGCTCTGATCCATAAGGATGTGGACAGAATTATCGTCACCCGTCCGGTACTGCAGGCCGATGAAGATCTCGGCTTCTTGCCCGGCGATATGTCAGAGAAGTTTGCCCCGTATTTCCGGCCTGTCTATGACGTGCTGGTTAAACGTCTCGGCGCTTCCTTTATGCAGTACTGCCTGCGACCAGAGATTGGTAAGGTGGAAATCGCGCCGTTCGCCTATATGCGCGGACGTACATTTGAAAATGCGGTCGTCATTCTCGACGAGGCTCAGAACGTGACCGCTGCGCAAATGAAGATGTTTTTAACGCGCCTCGGGGAAAACGTGACGGTAATCGTCAACGGCGATATCACCCAGTGCGACCTGCCGTCGGGTGTCAAATCCGGTCTGAGCGATGCGCTGGCACGTTTTGTGGAAGATGACATGGTTGGGGTGGTGCGTTTCAACAAAGATGACTGCGTGCGTTCGGTCCTGTGCCAGCGCGCACTTCTTGCCTACGACTGA